The Sandaracinaceae bacterium genome contains the following window.
AGGCGGACAGCAACCGCGACCCCTTCCACTCCTACGCCGCGATGTTCGTCTCCCGGAGCAGCGAGACGGATCGCGGGAGCGGTCGTGACGTCGTCATGCCGGAGACGAGCATCGACGAGATGCGCCTGCTCGGGATCGTCAGCGGCGTGTCCAACCCGCGCGCGATGCTCGCGGACGCCGAGGGCGTCGGGTACACCGTCCGGCGCGGTGACTACATCGGGCGCTCCGAGGTGGTGCAGGCGGGCGGCACGGAGAGCTTGCCGGTGACGCTGAACTGGCGCGTCGACCGCATCCGGCCGGACTCGATCATCCTGGTCCGCGAGGATCCGACGGCGCCGAACCGGCCGCCGCTCACGCGCGTGATCCCG
Protein-coding sequences here:
- a CDS encoding pilus assembly protein PilP, with product MRTTTRCLLACALLLGLAGCEEENIQVGRSFQPEAPVAPVAPGAGPGEEAEGEEADAGPQLPQYRDEDFVEADSNRDPFHSYAAMFVSRSSETDRGSGRDVVMPETSIDEMRLLGIVSGVSNPRAMLADAEGVGYTVRRGDYIGRSEVVQAGGTESLPVTLNWRVDRIRPDSIILVREDPTAPNRPPLTRVIPLRSEDEQAARGELRTRGVTEPSAER